ATGCTCTTGAACTGCTAGGGCTTCTGACACTACCCAGCATGAGGCCTCAGTGTGTCCTAATGGCCACAGAATCAGATGAGATGGGTTTGCTAACCCCATGAAAGCTTTGTGAAAGACATCTGTAGGCCAATGCCTTTACTTAGAGGCATTTCAGGCTCAACAGCAGTGCTTCCCTCCCTCGGTCTAGGTTCCAGGTGGAGTTACACCGCTGTGCCGCCAGTATAGTGATGCACCCCCTTTGACATTAGAGAGCATCAAGGACCGTGTTCTTTACGTCTTGAAACTCTATGACAAGATTGACCCAGAAAAGGTAACTGATGtggtttaaatgttttttctttaaatgagtaTTTAGTCACATGGTACAAAATCCAAAGGGTTTAAAGGACATTAAGTAAAAAGTCACCCCAGGCACCCAGTTCTCCTTCTGGGAGGTGCCAGTTGACCTGACTTCTTATTTTTCCAGAGATTCTCAGTGCATATGGaagggcatatatatatatatatatacacacacacacacacatacatacaagtacatgtatgtgtattataTGTACGAAGTGATCTATATCTCCCAACCTTTTAAAAACCACAACAGGCAGTACACTGTAAATACTGTTGTGCACCTTGCTTTTTTAACTTAACTCTTCTTGGAGTTTTTCTCACAGTGCTACCTTAAAGCATTCCTTCTTTAATAACAGAATCTGTGGTGTGGGTAGGGTAGTTTGTTTTTGATGTGGTTTTTGAAGAATTCTTCCTGGTGATCTTGAGGTCTAAATTAAAGACAGGGTGATAATAGACACTGTGTGCTATTCTTGAGGGAGCAGAATGTCACTTCTAAGGTGTGGTGTCTTAGTGGtaaggcagcaagagaaaccagACTCTCAGATGTCATTCAGAACAGTGATCAGAGATCATCATAAAATATACACAGTGAATTCATCATCAGCTTTATATATATTGCTAACCATTTCAAAATAAGGTAGAATAAGTTAACATACAAAGCACGCCAAGTGGGGGTCGGCACACGTTAAATGTATAATGTTAGTTGTGGctctttctgtttaaaatatggcctctttatattaaaaaatcttcTGTATAATGACTGATATTTCACCATTCAGTTATCTTGAGAAACAAACGCTCTCACAGACTGAATTTTGCGTTTGGTGTTTCTTTTCTTGCAGCTCTCAGTAAATTCCCATTTTATGAAAGACCTGGGCTTAGACAGTTTGGACCAAGTGGAGATTATCATGGCCATGGAAGACGAATTTGGTAACACACACGGGCTGAGTCTTGGACCTGCCCGTCGTGGCTCTTGATTTCGGTGGATTAAATGCAGAGGAATGGTGGGAGCCTGATTGGGGTTTGCAACAGTcgtgcccacccctcccccactcctgctTACTGTCGGGGGAACTGATTATTAGGGACAGTGCACTTACTTGGAGAGCACTTATTGCAGGTCCACAGAGTGCCCGGTGTAATACCAAGGGCTGAGCGACCGGAAGAGGCCTGGGGGAGTGTGGCACGGAGATTCTTGAAGTGGGTCTCCAAGATGAGGGCATAGCCTCACCTGTGGAGAAGCTGATGACACCTCCGTGCAccgtctccctcctccccacctccccgaTGAGCTAGGCCTAAATGTCTAGAGAAGTGCTGGGTGTGCCAAGGATAGGGCGTGTGCGTGCACAGACTCATACACGCACACATGCTTTGGTTTCCTGCAGTGCCTCCCATGCACACTCCAACTTACCCTTGTCTGGGACGGTCAGTTGTGCAAATGAGACCTTTACAAGGTTCCACGGCCCATTTTGGGGGTGAATTGCCTGAGTGGAAGCCAAGGGATTTCTGTGCCTTCCTACAGAGCAGAACTTACAGTTCCTCAGAGAGTATGCTAACTAGAGGGATGGCATTGGTTAGGgctacagggtttcttttgggggtaatgaaaatgttctagaattagatgatggtgatggtgcaCAACCTTGtgtatatactaaaaaccattgaattttgCACTTTAAATGGGGGAATTTTCTAATATGTGAACTATATCTAAAATGTTGCCTGGAAACATAACAGGCTCACAACTTAAATGGGATTCAGGGTTGCTGGAATTTTTTGATGTACTTCTGGGTATTGCTGAAGTGTTACCTACTTTCAGTTCTAAAGGACTGGCATTTCCTACACTAACGCATTGTTGCACATTTTACTTTCAGGGTTCGAAATTCCTGATATAGATGCGGAGAAGTTAATGTGCCCACAAGAAATTGTAGATTACATTGCAGATAAGAAGGatgtatatgaataaaatatcagGTAAATAATTTGATTTATGGAATTATGTTCTGCCATAGAATTAATCCCTCTGTGGTTCTTCAATAAAGACAGACttgggaagaaatggaaaaatggaagTGCTTGACAGATTTTTCACTGGTTATAAAATGCAGGCACCTTCTGGTTATCTGCCACTCCAAGGAGGCCAGCCCTAGTGATCATCTTTCTCCTCCAGAGGTGTTGACAGCAGTTCACTCCTGGACAGGACTCTCTTACTGATTGTCAGCCCTCCTCGTAAAAGCAGCCTCGTACAAAAAACTGAGCAAGGCGACCCAGAAGCAGAGACCTCTGCCTCCCTCAGTTACCCACCCAAGGGTAACTGTCCAGGAAGCTGAGATGGCCTGGCTCTTAATTAGGCAGGAGAGGCCTTGTGGGTAAGAGGATGGACTCTAGCGTCAGACACCCGAGTCTATTCTCAGCTCTGCAACGTTCTGTAAGCCTGTGGTCTTGGGCAGGCTGCGTAGCCtttgtaagcctcagtttcctcatatgtaaaatggggctaatgataGGACCTACCTGGGGCTTCTGTGAAGGTAAAATTGAATAGTGTGTGTAAATCACTTAATACAATGCTTGATGTAAAGAAGCCTCATGATAAATATTGGCTATTGTTCTTTAGGCTGTAGAATAATCAAGTgatcagacttttaaaataaaacattttattagagTCTATAACTTTAGTCATCCTGGATTTAGCACCTCAGAGATTATCACTTAAAGTCAGTAGCACCAGAGAGAAACACTGAACTTGTCTTTTGCCAGACCCCTTTTCTTCACTGAGAGAAGACTCAGAAGATGCTGGCGAGTGTCTGGAAGTAAGAACGCATCTCTGCATCATTGCTGACTTTGACAGAGTAATTCTGTTTAGACTTGTACTTAAATTGTCTTTAGTGTTTTTGCCTGTTGAAAATACATCTATAAAACCAacatttttctgtcttcagttttttaattacGTCTCTAAAGTGCTTGCTTTATATTGACATTGCTTGGCATTTTTAGAGATTTGTCTGATTTGTCATTGGTATTCATGCATATCAAAAATAAGACTTTTCCAGCAGGGTACTTGAAACAAGTTGCTCTCCCATCACCTTCAGCATGAGGAATGAATTAGTGATAAAAAAACATTTTGCCTTAAATATATTTGTGCCTCCAGTAGTTTACTGATTATTCCATATATCAGCTGACACCAGCGTGTGGGACTAATTTTTCATCCCTGTCCTAAGGATCCATTTCTGAATTAATGGAATTTAGTAATTTTGGAGGATAAAAGGTTCTCTTTCCTCCTAGAAGACTACTTTGACATTGTGTCTGTTTGTCATATATCAGTAAGTATTAACTTGTGCTCCTTTTATTCCTAGCACTGCGGTAGGTCTTTGGAATTAATGTAGGCAGTTGCCTCGCTCTTGATGAGATTTAACTTGAGAGACCTATGATAAAATACTTCTCTGCTTTTCCCGAAACTTCTAGTTTGTAGGAGGGAGGAGACCAAGGTCTTGTAGTTAAGTGGGAAGTAGCGTTACAGAGGTGGAGGGACTGGCTGAGTGACCCTCAGCCGGCAGAGAAGCTTCGTGGCTGAGGGATGACATGGCAAGATTCTGCAGTCCGGTCTGGGGTTCAGGCCACACTCCCACCTGCTTCTCCTTCCTGGAGGTACCCAATGTTGCCAGTTCCTTCTGTGTCACTCTAGAATTACTATAGACAAGGTCAGGCAGCTGTATTTCCGGCCTTTTTCAGTAATAGGAAGCATTCATTGttatactgcatttttttttaatattgatactTAACAAGGTATTCTTGGAAAGCTGCCAAATTGGAGCGTAAGGCACTGCCTCGTTCTTTTTCACAACcgcatttattcagcaaatagttTGAGTGCTTATTAGGCACTAGAGGTCCAACAGGCAACAAAACAGGCTGCACAAGACTCCTTTGCTGGGAATGCACCATAATTTAACATCTGGGGTAAATGTCCTTCTCGctatttttttaacctccatGGCAGCTGCACATTTTACCAAAAATTGCAGCTGTGTTTATTGCTGCCTAAGATCATGAAGTCTAGCAGTACTGCCACCGAAGTGACTGCTTGCTAACCTCTTAACCATACACCTGCACTGAAACAGCCCATTCACATCATTCTATAGCTGTTCTAAGTCCCGAGGGAGccagaatgaggaaaaaaagcTCACTGAATCACACACATCACTCACTGATGATGCTATTAAAGATCTGGGTGTTCAAACAACAGCAGAGGCCTTTCTGGTCTAAAAACTTGCTGCAAAGTTCTTTGAGAGACCTGTGTGCCACTATACATAGGCAGCAAACTGGCCAAATGTAGCATTCCAAAGTGCGTGAATTAGAATAAATGGGATTGTGTGCATAGTTTTTAATCGTCGAGGATCAGTGTGTCTGCTGTAGGCAGGGCCCTTTGAGAGAGGATGGCTGGGAGGCCCGTCATGACCTGTGTGTGGCCCCGTCGCTCTTCTGTGTCTCCCAAACAGCCAGTGCACTCATGTACCCAGTGAAACAACGATGTGCTCACCATGTGCGGCACACTCCCCGGGGCAGGGCCTCCGTACACAAGGGTAAAGATCGTCTCTGCTCTCAGGCAGCTCACCATCTAATAAGGGACACAGTTAAAATCCACATGCTTCGCATTCAGCATCACCAATACCTGCCGTGATGAACTGAGGACATGTCACCTCTGGTGCTGATAAAACTGACCGTGAGGAAACAAATCCAGAAGGtgggactttaaaaaaaacccaatgatATGGGACAAAGAGGACAGGGTAACTAAATTAAAGGAGACCAAAGACATCAACTTCATGGGAAATGTGAAGCTTGaaaggtttggggaaaaaaaacttaaagacaTTTTGAGGACAATTGAACTCTACATAGGTGATAAAACAAGTGTTAAATTTCTTAGATATAATCAGTATTATGTAGTAAACTAACCTTATTCTCAGGAGATGCATATTTAATACATCTTGAAGCATCAAGATGTCTGCAGCtgactttcaaatggttcaggaaaaaaacagTAGCAAAACTTAACAAATGGTGACTAGCTGACaggtatatatgcatgtatatgggCGTTCACTGTACTGCTGTCAACTATCCtgtttgaaatttgtcaaaataaagagaaaattcaacATGACACATACATGTAACAAAAAGTATACTGGTGGCATACAACTGGATATCCAACGATATGGGATTggttaaatagaaataattttacacaATGAAAGACTGGTGTTTTAAGTGAAAAGAGACTATAAACAGCATGATTCCATTTCCATAAAACACATACCAAAATGTTAAAGATTACCACCACGTGGTAGAAATAACTGGCTTATTTTCACTAAtcagtattttctaaattataaatacCATGTTTTGTGTAATAAACGAAAAACAGAAGTATTAAAAATCTGTGAAAACTGAGAGCAGCTCAGCAGAAGCTGAGGAGTGAGGCTCGGGAGAGGCGTTCCCGGGCAGTGAAGCCTGAGCAGTTTCTAAGGCTCTGCAGGGTCAGCCCCATGGCAAGGGCAGGAGACATGGAAGCGCCCCGTGTGCACAGGTGTCATTTGTTCAGGCAGGGATATGGCTGGAGCGTGAACTCATGGGTGGGGTGACCTGTGGTTCAAGCTGTGGCCGGGATCAGGTCACGAAGGAGGGCCCTACTGTCTGGTAAGGAACTTGTTGGCAGTGGGTGCAGGATTTTCTGCAGGGAAGACACGGGCAGCTATACTTGAGCTCAGCGGTTGGCGGCAGAGGGTGGACTGGAGGGGATGAGTCTGCTGGTTACTAGAAGAACCCAAGAGAAAGACGCAGATTTGGAGGATGGGATAGAGATGGACTGCAAAAATATTCGGGATAAAAATAGCAGTACTTGGTCAGATGACGGAGGAAGTTAAGTCTAGGGTATCTCTCAAGCTTATGGCTTGGGCTACTGGTGCTGGGTGAGTTGCTGTCTGAAACAGGGAATAGAGGAGGGTCAGATTGAAGAgggagacagggacttccctggcggtccagcggttaagactccatgctttcactgcaggggagTGGGTTcgattccctggtcggggaactaagatcctgcatgccacgtggcacagccaaaaagttgaataaaaaaaaaaggggggcttccctggtggcacagtggttgggagtccacctgccaatgcaggggacgcgggttcgtgccccggtccgggaggatcctgcatgccgcggagcagctgggcctgtgagccatggccgctgggcctgcgcgtccggagcctgtgctccgcaacgggagaggccacggcagtgagggtcccgcgtaccgcaaaaaaaaaaaaaaaaaagaagagggatataatttcagtttgggaCGATGGATTTATTTGTGGGATACCCAAGCAGATGACAGATAATGAGCCAGATCTCAAGAAAAACTCCGGGCTGGAGTCAGAGTGTTTGTGAGATGCTTTGCCTGGGCCTGTTCCCTCCTACTGCGAAGTTACCACTGCGGACGCCCTCTCCCTCTGATAAGGGATTTACGTGGGAATGACTGACCCTCCACTCGTGAGATGGCCTCTTAGTGCTTAAGCCTAAAGTGAATTCTACTTCCTTCAGAAGAGCCGGGGTGGAGAAACTAGGAGAACTGTGTGAGACTTACCCCTTGAAATTTCTCTATCAAGTACATGTATTACTGTCTTAGTTTTTTAAACGGTAGCCAAGCAATAATGTCAAGGgttgaagtttaaaaaacaagTCATAAACACAAGTTAGTGCCCTTAAGACGTTAaactggggagagaaaagaagaaaaagtatgaaAGCAAAACAAGAAGTAGCCAAGTTCTTTCCTAAGTTCTCAATACCACGAGCATCTGCACAGACTCTGGCATCAGGCAAATCTGGGTTCTGAATCACAGCCCTGGTCACTGACAAGCATATGACCTTGGCTAAGTCACTTCTCTAAGCCTAAGTTTCCTCCGATGGGTAAAGTGGGGCTGACAAGAGGGACACCGTGGAGTGGTGACAACGTAACGCGTGTGCGTAATCTGACCCACTGCCTGCCAATGGACAGACTCAGTGAAGGAGCTGACGTTACGGGACTTGCAGGCAGAGTATTTAAGAGCAAGTCCCCCGTGGAGAGAGGGTCCAGAAGAGGAACCCACTCTTCACCAAGGCTAGAGCCCTAAAGAAGGTCCTTTCCAAGTGAtttacctggcacatagcaagacGTCCAATCCCTGCTGGGTGGTCTGCCACAGCTGCTGTTTTCTACAGTCCGCAGTATTCACCCGAAAGCCCCAGACTCACAATGAATGGAAGTCAACTAACACGTCTCGGACACTAAGGTTattatgtttgtgtgtttgtggagGGCAGAGTAACAAGCCAATAAGAGCCCTGTGTGGTATTTCTACTCTGGAATTCTTGCGGAAGAAAACAATTCTCTTTCCCCTGGGGCTGCAAGTCTGGTAGAAGCTAAGTCAGGAGAGAACAAAGCAGAGCCAGGAGGTGGAGGGTCAGGCGCCTGAGGAGACTGAAGCACCTGCACAGGCCTGGGTCTGACACTCCGGATTTTCTGGTTACATGAGCCAAACCCTCTTGCGTAATTCATGTGAACTGGGCTTGTCACCAATAACCAAGAGTCCTCAGTCACGGACCCCTGGAGTCCTTAAATCTCAGACTTAGATGTGGGAGGGAAGCCAGAGTGATCAGAAGACAAGGGGACTCTACCCAGCGGGGGCGCGAGCTCCCTGACAACCTCCTCCTGAACCCCAGCTCTAGAAGCTGCAGTAACATACAGTACAAGACTCATGACGGGAAGCGAAAGAGAGTAGGGGTCACTGtgaaattaagattaaaaacatATGGGAGGAGATTAAAGTGAGAGAaaacagccatttaaaaaaaaatacaagacttGGGAGAAGGACTCAAAAACATAAGGATTATTGATTGGAAAGAACAGTTCTAGAAGATATATTAGGTGATATTACTAATATCATATCATCTGTATATTAGATGATATTGCTGAATTGATGTTAGTTTTCTTAGGTGAGGTAACGTGTCATACTTAGGTATAACAATGGCCTTATTCTTCAGAGATGCTGCTTAAATATCCACAGGTGAAGTGTCATGATGTCTGCATGCCTGTCAAATGCTTCAGCAAAGTAAAGTATGTGAGAGAAAGTAAATGGAGTTAATATTTTAACAACTGATGAACCCAGGTGAAAGCATGGGGTGGTCACTAGCATTTTTCAActttctgtaggtttgaaaatttccaaaacaaaaaagacagcaAGGGATTGAAATTAGATATGGAGGAAAGTGGTAAAAATAGAAGGAACTTGAGAGCTAGGAGTTATAAAATGCGGTGAAGAGTAGGAAAGGTTCTATCAGTAGAATAAGATAGGCTAACAAGGCTTCAGAACAAAAATAGCCTTGATGAACTGGAAAAGCCAGAGGTTAATCCCAGCTGGAAGCAGCCGGGTGGTGTTGGCACAGACCTCCAGGGTGGAAAGCACGTCAACTTCCTACAGCTGGCATGGGCTAGACAGACCGCTCGGGCAAAAGCAGGAAGAAGTCCTTGCCTCCTGCCCTAATGACAGTCTGTTCTGTGGGGTCCTGTTGTAGAAAGTGTTGTTAGCTACCCACAGTTGAGAAAATGCCAAGATATCTACCCCGCCAAATATGGTAAGAAATTCAGACTGGAGTTTATCTCATTCTCCATCTTAGGAGGGTCAATCATCCTATTCGTTTTAAGGTGCCTACAGTAACAACAGTTCAGAACTGGGATAGAGTCCAGAAGTACCCTCTGTGCAGACCGAAGATTCCGTAGGTGGGCAGCAGGCAACATATAGCACAGCCCCACCCGTCCCTCCCTCCCATATAACAGTCAGAGGCTTAAGAATCTAACAGTGTTGTTTCAGGATTATGAGGTATTGGAAAAGTGGAAAAGAGCCAGGAAGGGGCAGTGAGACCAGAACCTTCAGGAACATTTACAACgcaaggggaagagaagagagggttCCAGTGGGAATGGTGCTGGGTCAAAACCAGTTCTGACAAACTATAGTCACTCTTTGTGCCAAGGATTCTGCTTTTGTCCCATTTTTGGTAACAGATCTCCCCCCCTCCTCCTGGGTCTTTGTAGCTTGAGGCTAGAGCTACAGCTCCATCTCAGTGTTTCACCAAACATGTCCTCGAAGAGTGAAGTCACACGAGGCGCGAGGCGCTAGGCGCTAGGCGGGAGGCGTAAGGGCTGGGAGGCAGCTTCCCCTCCAATGCCTGGGGGCCGGGCCAAGGAGAACAGCCCTAACAGGGACGTGGCTGACTGCCGAGGTGGTAGTTTGACTAACACAATGTAAAACAAGTCAAACCCCTTTATCAACTATTTTCAGCAGGAACAAACTTGGATATACTTATACGCCAAATAAGTAAGACGGTAACATGGTACATCACAGCTGGCCAAAAATGGCTCTGGGCTCATTTCCAAATGTTGGTCAATCCCCAGTACAGATTAGGCGCGTGAAGAATTGGAAGGAAAAGGAGACGCAATTAATTATCAAACTTTAATTGATAGACTAATCTTACAGGATAAACAATAAGACAGCTAGTCAAggttacacttaaaaaaaaaatccagcagcgCAAATCTAATAAGACTAAATACGTTCATCTCCTCCCAAACAGGcatttgattaaaaacaaaaaccagaacagAGCGTACACCACAAGGAAAACATGGTACTTATATATATTGTCAAATAATTCTGCAGAACTGGTTACGAAACGAAGAGATTCTTAGAAATTCAGAAAGCAGTAGAACCACCCAGCCTGGCAGGTAAATTTGCCAGATGTCGCGCGCTTTGGAGGGCTCCTGACCGCCTGTAACTTCAAAAAGGCCACCAGGCCCCTCTAAGAAGGAAACAGGGGCCAGTCCTAACTGGAGATGACTTTTTCACAAAGCCTTAAGACAAAGGGACCATCTTTTCCCAAGACAACAGGCATGAGCAGAGGCAAGTAGAGAAAGAGGCGTCCCTCAGAGGATGCAGTGGAAAGCAAGCCGCCCTTGCGTGGCCCTTGGCACCCGGGGTCCAACCCACGCCCCACGCCCTTCCCTGCCCCCGGCAAAGAGGGCGGGCCAAGTGCGGAGCCCAGGACCGCTCCTCTAGGCA
This region of Phocoena phocoena chromosome 15, mPhoPho1.1, whole genome shotgun sequence genomic DNA includes:
- the NDUFAB1 gene encoding acyl carrier protein, mitochondrial — its product is MAARVLCVCVRRLPAAVAPLPRLPTLAAARSLCTTLFPAGARARPWAPHPASVLTQVPGGVTPLCRQYSDAPPLTLESIKDRVLYVLKLYDKIDPEKLSVNSHFMKDLGLDSLDQVEIIMAMEDEFGFEIPDIDAEKLMCPQEIVDYIADKKDVYE